The Oreochromis niloticus isolate F11D_XX linkage group LG15, O_niloticus_UMD_NMBU, whole genome shotgun sequence genome includes a region encoding these proteins:
- the gja13.1 gene encoding connexin 32.3 → MGDWGFLSTLLEKVQSHSTVIGKIWMVVLFLFRIMVLGAGAESVWGDEQSDFICNTQQPGCENVCYDWTFPISHIRFWVLQIIFVSTPTLIYLGHAVHIIHKENKLRELLSSPGGTQCKRPKYTNERGKVQIKGNLLGSYLTQLAVKIVIEAGFIVGQYYLYGFVMVPMFPCSKKPCPFTVECYMSRPTEKTIFIIFMLVVACVSLALNVIEMFYLICKRVRCRRRPQKFTSPEYPASLSGPRWPTTEEALKQNRMNADLEASHSIAGSLDGAKDEKRLLSGH, encoded by the coding sequence ATGGGAGACTGGGGATTTCTGTCAACCTTGCTGGAAAAAGTCCAGTCACACTCCACTGTGATTGGCAAGATCTGGATGGTCGTCCTGTTCCTGTTCAGAATCATGGTTTTGGGTGCAGGTGCTGAAAGCGTctggggtgatgagcagtcagattTCATCTGCAACACTCAGCAACCTGGTTGCGagaatgtgtgctatgactggACTTTCCCCATCTCGCACATTCGTTTCTGGGTGCTCCAAATCATCTTTGTCTCCACGCCAACACTCATCTATCTGGGCCACGCCGTGCACATCATCCACAAGGAGAACAAGCTGAGGGAGCTGCTCTCCAGCCCTGGTGGCACCCAGTGCAAAAGGCCCAAATACACAAATGAAAGGGGGAAGGTGCAAATCAAGGGGAATCTACTGGGGAGCTATCTGACCCAGCTTGCGGTCAAGATAGTTATTGAGGCCGGCTTCATTGTGGGACAATACTATTTGTACGGCTTCGTCATGGTCCCCATGTTCCCCTGTTCGAAAAAGCCCTGCCCCTTCACTGTTGAGTGCTACATGTCTCGACCCACAGAGAAAACCATCTTCATTATTTTCATGCTGGTGGTGGCCTGTGTTTCTCTGGCTCTGAACGTCATTGAGATGTTCTACCTCATTTGCAAAAGGGTCAGGTGTAGACGTCGCCCTCAGAAGTTTACCTCTCCAGAATATCCTGCTAGCCTCTCAGGTCCAAGATGGCCAACTACAGAGGAAGCCCTCAAGCAGAACAGGATGAACGCAGATCTTGAAGCCAGCCACAGTATTGCAGGGAGCTTGGATGGGGCCAAGGATGAGAAACGACTACTGAGTGGTCATTAA